A genome region from Haliotis asinina isolate JCU_RB_2024 chromosome 11, JCU_Hal_asi_v2, whole genome shotgun sequence includes the following:
- the LOC137255560 gene encoding uncharacterized protein has translation MNFKQWSTIKEMRKACLAEKRRLEREGLLPDYDYPDPKGTHRSSGQKRRPITVLNDNPGPCYYPITFSPPGVSICGRSSLRNQVMLMDGDDLKSNGRNYNDGGHVSCLPVATTAGWNENRHRKESVYQSTHNAQALTDKKIKPERRIALKKRSFSPENEQKYEGTGDTPSERLLPSAKFHSKSPGPGAHSPEHSRGHFPSSPSFSITGRPRPFLNNGSLQVTDAGIVVHQ, from the coding sequence ATGAACTTCAAACAATGGTCGACCATCAAGGAGATGAGGAAAGCTTGCTTGGCTGAGAAAAGACGTCTGGAGAGGGAAGGGCTTCTCCCCGACTATGACTATCCCGACCCGAAGGGAACACACAGATCCTCAGGACAGAAGAGAAGACCAATCACAGTCCTCAACGACAATCCAGGGCCGTGTTACTACCCCATTACGTTTTCACCTCCTGGAGTGTCTATTTGCGGACGATCTTCTCTTAGGAACCAGGTGATGTTAATGGACGGGGATGACCTCAAAAGCAACGGCAGGAACTACAACGATGGTGGCCATGTATCATGTCTCCCCGTTGCTACAACTGCTGGCTGGAATGAGAACAGACACAGGAAGGAGAGTGTGTATCAAAGCACCCATAATGCTCAAGCTCTAACAGACAAGAAAATAAAACCAGAAAGAAGGATTGCGTTAAAGAAGCGGAGCTTTTCTCCGGAAAATGAACAAAAGTATGAGGGAACTGGTGACACTCCTTCTGAGCGTCTTTTGCCGTCTGCTAAATTTCATTCAAAAAGCCCTGGGCCTGGCGCGCACTCCCCCGAGCACAGCAGGGGACACTTTCCTAGTTCGCCGTCGTTTTCCATCACCGGGCGTCCCCGTCCATTCCTCAATAATGGCAGTCTTCAAGTCACTGACGCCGGTATCGTCGTGCATCAGTAA